The DNA segment GTGTGAGTTCTGCTCGCGCCATAACCTAAAGGAAGTTCCAGATCCTTACTATGGCGGAACAGAAGGGTTTAATCAGGTCATTGATTTGCTGGTTGATGCCTGTGAGGGTTTACTGCAACATATTACTAGCCAGCAACTAGAAGCATAACTAGCAACTCGAATTAGATACAGATGTTACTCTACTAAACCATGTGTAATGGCAAAACGCACCAGTTCGGCCCGATTGCTGGTGGTAGTTTTTCTCAGTAGACTACTAACGTATTTTTCCACAGTTCTGGGACTCAAGTGTAATTGATGCCCTATTTCGATATTAGACAAACCATGAGTCAACATTTCTAAGACTTCTTGCTCTCTAGGCGTTAAAGATGAGAGTAGGTGCGATTTTTCCACATGAGTAAATACGGAGTGATGACTCTCTACAATTTTGCTAGGGAGAGGACTGCCTAAATTGTCTTTTTGAGAAAATCGGTATTCAGATTGAATGATTTGCGATCGCTCCAGCAAATTACGAATCGCTGCTGCTAACTCTTCTAGTTCAAAAGGTTTAGGCAAATATAAATCACATCCTGATTGATAACCAAGAATTCTTTCCTGGGTTCTCGTACGCGCTGTTAATAAAATTACAGGTAATAAACGGAATGGAGGTTGCTGACGAACTCGACGCACCAACTCATAACCGTTCATTCTTGGCATAACAATATCAGTCACGATTAAATCAGGATGGTATGCTTCCACCATAGTCAAAGCTTCTTGACCATCATTAGCCGTAATTACTGAATAGCCAGACAGTTCTAGGTAATCACTAATAGACAGACGAGTGCCCAGATCGTCATCCACTACAAGGATCGTCAAGGGCATGGACAATACACCCCTAGCATTATTTTTTACTGAGATTATTTCTACAAGCTCCATCTATGAACACCCATGAAATAGTGTTCTCATGTTTCATACTATGACAGGATTAGCAGCTAATGACGGGTCTAAAAGTAATTTATAAAGAAAATCTTAAATTATTTATTTGGCTAACTAACTTCAATGTTGCTTTAAGCTCTATTTAAAGAAAAGCACAGTGAATTTTGTAATTCTTCACAAACAACTAAGGTATAGATAGCTATTCTTAAACAAAGTATACATGAACACTAACTTTTCTAACATCTATATTTAGGGGAAATTTTTCCATTCAAAGGGAGAAACGCTAAATTATATAGATATGAGCAAGAGTTAGTTCAACATTTATTATAGTGGGTTAATATACACTGCTGAATTAACCGTAGGACTCCTAATTGATTTTTGAATAGCCTCATCAAGGCTATTAACTGCTAACCTTGGACAGTCAAGGCTAAAAGCCAATATTTACAACTCGTTTAGGGCTGTCACAGCACCCATCCAAACTATTTTTGCAGTAAGTCTAAAAGCAACCTAATTCTCAATGAGCGATAAGAGCGAAAGTTACAAAGTAATTACTGATAATCGACAAGCCCGTTACTTGTACGAAATTCTGGAAACTTTTGAAGCCGGCATTCAATTGACGGGAACAGAGGTTAAGTCAATACGTGCAGGGAAAGTAAATCTTCAAGATGGTTATGCTTTGCTTCGAGATGGTGAAATATGGCTAATTAACGCCCATATCTCCCCCTATAACGCTAGTGGGCAGTATTTTAATCACGAACCACGGCGGACGCGCAAGCTGTTATTACATCGTCAAGAAATTCGGAAACTGATTGGCAAGGTAGAGCAGCAAGGTTTAACATTAGTTCCCTTGAAAATGTACCTCAAACGTGGCTGGGTCAAAGTCAGTATCGCCCTTGGTAAGGGTAAAAAGCTCCACGATAAGCGAGAAAGTCTGAAACGTCGCCAAGACCAGCGTGATATGCAACGAGCAATGAAAAATT comes from the Nostoc sp. PCC 7120 = FACHB-418 genome and includes:
- the smpB gene encoding SsrA-binding protein SmpB, whose amino-acid sequence is MSDKSESYKVITDNRQARYLYEILETFEAGIQLTGTEVKSIRAGKVNLQDGYALLRDGEIWLINAHISPYNASGQYFNHEPRRTRKLLLHRQEIRKLIGKVEQQGLTLVPLKMYLKRGWVKVSIALGKGKKLHDKRESLKRRQDQRDMQRAMKNY
- a CDS encoding response regulator transcription factor, which gives rise to MPLTILVVDDDLGTRLSISDYLELSGYSVITANDGQEALTMVEAYHPDLIVTDIVMPRMNGYELVRRVRQQPPFRLLPVILLTARTRTQERILGYQSGCDLYLPKPFELEELAAAIRNLLERSQIIQSEYRFSQKDNLGSPLPSKIVESHHSVFTHVEKSHLLSSLTPREQEVLEMLTHGLSNIEIGHQLHLSPRTVEKYVSSLLRKTTTSNRAELVRFAITHGLVE